From the genome of Pleuronectes platessa chromosome 19, fPlePla1.1, whole genome shotgun sequence:
GCCGAGGCCCAGAAAACCTCAGCGAGCAAGGAGGGCTGATGAATACTGAGCTAATAGTCATGAAGAAAGTGTCAACGGGGTCATTAAAGTAGGAAAAACATCCCTGTGGTGCCAAACGCTTCAGTTTTCAGCAAGTCAAGAACTCAGAGGCAGAACAGAAGGGCTTTGTTTTCCTATATTAAAGAAGGGGAAAGAGTAAAAGTTTGATCTCACAGCATCCTGACcagcttctgtttgtttttcactctgcACACTGCCATGaaacacatgtttattttaGCAATGTATTTCTGCTTTAGAAATAGGTCAATACTGACATCTAGTGCCCGCACCGGAACCTTCTCGTCCCCGGAACCTTTGCGACCGAGCCGTTGCTGGCGTCGGAGTTATTTCACAAACAACCCGGAAGTTAAACGGCAATTTGAAGCTATCATATTCAAGCTAActcataaaaataacaataacaacattcaGTTTTCTGCAGCATGGTGTCCAGCCAGCAGAAGCGGGTGTGGAGGTACGTGGAGGAGGGCAGTCTACCCAAGCTGAAGTCGTACCTGAGGAAGCACCGGGACCTGGAGGTGAACTTCTCCCAGGGCAAGAGGCAGAGGAGCCCGCTGCACCTCGCCTGCTGCCGGCGAGACGACGCCGTACTGCGGCTTCTGCTGGAGCACGGAGCCGATGTCCTCCAGAGAGACCATAAAGGAGACACGACGCTGCACACCGCGGCCAACATGGCCCTCAAACACGGGAAGACAGGTGAGCGGGACAGGGGGAGACTGGTGTAGAATTTTAATTTGATTGGCtgttgtattcatatttattctgTGATTTTTCCCTCAGCGTACGATGACCTGGTTGTGCCCCTGAAGCAGAACTGTCCTGAGGCCATGACTGTCCCGAACCGGGCTGGAGTCACACCCGAGGACCTGCTGGGTTTCATGAGACTCCCAGAGGTAAACAGGAGAACAAAGCTCTCACCAtaaactgcacggtttctactaacAATCCGAAATATAAGAATATGGTGTAAAATACCCACTACTAGCTTTCCCCCCACATAAATACTACTACACTTACAGTCACAGTGGGTTTAACGTAGCACATCATCCCACTGAAGAGGCGTgacagtttgaaatgttttgtcagCAGCAGAAGAGACAATGATACTTTatgtttggcttcattttgaCAAATTATCATTATCTCATAGGGTTCGGGCTGATGGACGATGTCTGTCAGCCATCGTTCATCGAAGACGTCTTCAAATGTCTGTTTTAGGTTTAACAAACTCAAAAGTATAAAACAGAGAAACTCAGCAAATGGCCAATGTAGAAATTTGTCAAACGATTATTGAATCATTGATAAACTTTGGGCATTTTTCTTAAGCATCCTTAGTTAGTAGAACACAGTTAGATCTGTGGTGGTTGTGCGTGTTGGATCATATTTATGCCTCTTGTCTTTATGTTCTTCACAGAGGGCAGCGAACCCGAGCCGTCCACCTGAAGCAGACCCTGAGAAGGAGTGGCAGGAGAAGCTCTTTGGTGAATGTGAAGATGAGTTCTCTGAAATGTTTGGAGTATACGACGGTAAAGCTCAGTCTCCTTCTTCGATGTTACATCCTATACATCAACTTTCTCTACTTGATGATAACAGCGCTGCTGTATTTCTTTCACAGCTGATGATTTTCTTCCTGTtgatgaagacgaggaagatTTTGGGGACTGGGCCAGTCGTATTAGGAGAGAATATTTCGATAAAAAGAATGCTGAAGCTCAAAGACTGGCAGCGTCGTCTTCAGgatggaaaagaaagaagagtaaagaagataaagagcaggaggagcgaaGCTACAAGGAGCTGCATGAAAAGCTGCAGAGGGAACATGAAGAGTATCTGGCTCG
Proteins encoded in this window:
- the nfkbil1 gene encoding NF-kappa-B inhibitor-like protein 1; translation: MVSSQQKRVWRYVEEGSLPKLKSYLRKHRDLEVNFSQGKRQRSPLHLACCRRDDAVLRLLLEHGADVLQRDHKGDTTLHTAANMALKHGKTAYDDLVVPLKQNCPEAMTVPNRAGVTPEDLLGFMRLPERAANPSRPPEADPEKEWQEKLFGECEDEFSEMFGVYDADDFLPVDEDEEDFGDWASRIRREYFDKKNAEAQRLAASSSGWKRKKSKEDKEQEERSYKELHEKLQREHEEYLARAARKEEETRQGKKRRYDEKCAATFQSGSSESSTKLSYSDIPWPAPKGTVQEMVDLMLHGVDRKDVPVFRKMLKKQQTLWHPDRFAQRCEARLEEKDKKRILDTVTALSQELNRLAQSLRA